The following coding sequences lie in one Sphingobium sp. KCTC 72723 genomic window:
- a CDS encoding autotransporter domain-containing protein, with protein sequence MRHLLACSAIAPVLAALTLADAAAETTISTSTTTAVRSSTVAAGSADDINIASAGSITLTSGTAVTMDSNNKLTHVGAITINDADNATGIAIAPGTSGDITSSGTITLTEDYTATDSDSDGDTDGAFAKGTNRNGIWLQSGAAHVGAIDQSGTISIEGNVSAGIRLDAALTGNLSTSGSISVIGDNSHGIVANAVTGNVTVRGATSVVGGNSIGAALLGDISGALKIQGSIVSTGYRSTTRPATTTILDADDLLQGGSALVIAGNVAGGVILDVQPTTSTTDTDVDKDGLLDASEGTASVVTYGSAAAVKIGSATTDTSIGAVAAESSGYGLIIKGVVAGYGVYDGIDANGVTIGGLGGNVTITKGVGIGGSIVAVSYDSSATALRLGSGASTGTIDVSGTVAATGSSKTGAAARGIVIDAGATVNAITVSGTVAASALDTTDGTAIAILDSSGSVSSLSNTGIISASGGLTNMAIDLSANSSGITLTQALASSTASAPSITGDVRLGSGNDVLTVSAGKITGNVSLGAGNDSMALSGSSSLTGDLSFGSGTASLTLADTAALTGAVDFGGGSGTLTLGGTSSLTGAIGNSGGMAVVLNGGTLNATNSGSIALASLSANGTSTIGVTIDAANDSSTVYDVAGAASFASGSQMKVNLAQVSGSEGDYVIVRAGALSGTPTLTTATQLPYMFKGSVSSDSAAGTVTLSVAAKSVADLGLTGSVARAYSAIFNALDNDASVAAAYLAIGDGTALNANLRQMLPDHAGGTFEAVTAGSRATARILSDPNGIYRTKDGRLGFWLQQVGFGGSKSVGNTASYDITGWGAGGGLEYLSDYGAFGGSIAYIHGSDSSGGSNNAVDSDQYELAAHWRGQWGPLQAFARLSAATIGFTGSRHFENGDVTRTANGDWDGTLYSATAGASYQMQVGRFSLRPAIGIDYYRLKEDGYSETGGGDAFNLTVLDRSSDETTANGTLTAGYDFGALKREDGWVRVELEGGRRQIIGGSLGNTVANFKDGEQFTLVADERTNGWTGRARLYGGTDTFRIGGEFGAEEQQNHVAISFRATVNFVL encoded by the coding sequence ATGCGACATCTACTGGCCTGTTCGGCCATCGCCCCGGTGCTGGCGGCCCTGACCCTGGCCGACGCTGCGGCGGAAACGACGATCAGCACGTCCACCACCACCGCCGTCCGATCCTCCACCGTCGCTGCCGGATCGGCCGATGACATCAACATCGCGTCCGCCGGGTCGATCACCCTGACCAGCGGCACCGCCGTAACGATGGACAGCAACAACAAGCTCACACATGTCGGCGCCATCACCATCAACGATGCGGACAATGCCACTGGCATCGCGATCGCCCCCGGCACCAGCGGCGACATCACCAGCAGCGGCACGATCACCCTGACCGAAGATTATACCGCGACGGACAGCGACAGCGACGGAGACACAGACGGCGCATTTGCCAAGGGGACAAATCGCAACGGCATCTGGCTCCAGTCGGGCGCGGCGCATGTCGGCGCGATCGACCAGAGCGGCACCATTTCGATCGAGGGGAATGTTTCGGCGGGCATCCGGCTGGACGCCGCTCTGACGGGCAATCTGTCGACCAGCGGCTCGATTTCCGTCATCGGCGACAACAGCCATGGCATCGTCGCCAACGCCGTCACCGGCAATGTGACGGTGCGCGGCGCGACATCCGTCGTTGGCGGCAACAGCATCGGCGCGGCCTTGCTGGGCGACATCAGCGGCGCGCTAAAAATTCAGGGCAGCATCGTATCGACCGGCTATCGCTCTACCACGCGCCCGGCCACCACCACGATATTGGACGCCGACGACCTGTTGCAGGGCGGATCGGCGCTGGTGATCGCGGGCAATGTAGCCGGCGGGGTGATATTGGACGTGCAGCCGACGACCAGCACCACTGATACCGATGTGGACAAGGACGGGCTGCTCGACGCCAGTGAGGGTACGGCTTCGGTCGTCACCTATGGATCGGCCGCCGCCGTGAAGATCGGATCAGCCACCACCGACACCAGCATCGGTGCCGTGGCAGCGGAAAGTTCAGGCTATGGCCTGATCATCAAGGGCGTGGTGGCGGGCTATGGCGTCTATGACGGGATCGACGCCAATGGCGTCACCATTGGCGGCCTCGGCGGCAACGTGACTATTACCAAGGGCGTGGGCATTGGCGGCAGTATCGTCGCTGTATCCTATGACAGCAGCGCCACGGCATTGCGGCTGGGATCGGGTGCCAGCACCGGAACCATCGACGTCAGCGGCACGGTCGCTGCGACCGGATCGTCCAAGACCGGCGCGGCAGCGCGTGGCATCGTCATCGATGCGGGGGCAACGGTGAACGCCATCACCGTCAGTGGCACAGTCGCCGCGTCGGCGCTCGACACGACCGATGGAACCGCCATTGCCATCCTGGATTCTTCGGGCAGCGTTTCCAGCCTGTCCAACACGGGCATCATCAGCGCTTCAGGCGGCCTGACCAACATGGCGATAGACCTGTCCGCCAACAGCAGCGGCATCACGCTGACGCAGGCGCTGGCTTCCTCCACCGCCAGCGCACCGTCAATAACCGGCGATGTCCGGCTGGGTTCGGGCAACGACGTGCTGACCGTTTCGGCGGGCAAGATTACCGGCAATGTCAGTCTGGGCGCGGGCAATGACAGCATGGCGCTGTCGGGTTCGTCCAGCCTGACCGGCGACCTGTCGTTCGGCAGCGGCACCGCCAGCCTGACGCTGGCCGATACCGCTGCCCTGACCGGCGCGGTCGATTTCGGCGGGGGCAGCGGCACGCTGACACTGGGCGGCACGTCCAGCCTGACCGGCGCGATCGGCAATAGCGGCGGCATGGCCGTGGTGCTGAACGGCGGCACGCTCAACGCGACCAACAGCGGCAGCATCGCGCTGGCATCGCTGTCGGCCAATGGCACATCGACCATCGGCGTCACCATCGACGCGGCCAATGATAGCAGCACCGTCTATGACGTGGCCGGTGCCGCCAGCTTTGCCAGCGGTTCGCAGATGAAGGTCAATCTGGCGCAGGTGAGCGGATCCGAAGGCGACTATGTCATCGTGCGGGCCGGTGCGCTGAGCGGCACGCCGACCCTGACCACCGCTACCCAATTGCCCTATATGTTCAAGGGATCGGTCAGCAGCGACAGCGCGGCAGGCACAGTCACCCTGTCGGTCGCGGCCAAAAGCGTGGCGGACCTGGGCCTGACCGGATCGGTCGCGCGGGCCTATTCGGCGATCTTCAACGCGCTGGACAATGATGCGTCGGTCGCGGCGGCCTATCTGGCCATCGGCGACGGCACGGCGCTCAACGCCAATCTGCGCCAGATGCTGCCCGACCATGCGGGCGGGACGTTCGAAGCCGTGACGGCGGGGTCGCGCGCGACCGCGCGCATCCTGTCGGACCCCAATGGCATTTATCGCACGAAGGACGGCCGCCTTGGCTTCTGGTTGCAGCAGGTCGGTTTTGGCGGGTCCAAAAGCGTGGGCAATACCGCATCCTATGACATCACTGGCTGGGGCGCGGGCGGTGGCCTCGAATATCTGAGCGATTATGGCGCGTTCGGCGGGTCGATCGCCTATATTCACGGCAGCGATTCGAGCGGCGGGTCCAACAACGCGGTGGATTCCGACCAATATGAGTTGGCCGCCCACTGGCGTGGGCAATGGGGTCCGTTACAGGCGTTCGCCCGCCTGTCCGCCGCGACGATCGGCTTCACTGGCAGCCGCCATTTCGAAAATGGCGACGTAACCCGCACCGCCAATGGCGATTGGGACGGCACGCTCTATTCCGCGACGGCGGGCGCGTCCTACCAAATGCAGGTGGGCCGGTTCAGCCTGCGCCCCGCCATCGGCATCGACTATTATCGCCTGAAGGAGGACGGCTATAGCGAAACGGGCGGCGGCGATGCGTTCAACCTGACCGTGCTGGACCGCAGCAGCGACGAAACGACGGCCAATGGCACGCTGACGGCGGGCTATGATTTCGGCGCGCTGAAACGCGAAGATGGCTGGGTCCGGGTCGAGCTGGAAGGCGGGCGTCGCCAGATTATCGGCGGTTCGCTGGGCAATACCGTCGCCAACTTCAAGGATGGCGAACAGTTCACCCTGGTCGCGGATGAACGCACCAATGGCTGGACCGGCCGCGCGCGCCTCTATGGCGGGACCGACACGTTTCGGATCGGCGGCGAATTTGGCGCGGAGGAACAACAAAATCACGTCGCCATATCATTTAGGGCGACGGTTAACTTCGTCCTGTGA